The following DNA comes from Mya arenaria isolate MELC-2E11 chromosome 11, ASM2691426v1.
ttgtttttactaTTACAGACACCACTAGATCTAGATGTCGAAGTCCGCTCTCCACCAAACACTCCATGACTTTCATTCAATTTTGGTTTCTTTATCATCACAGAATCACCCTCATGGTCTGACAATCTCTTCACAGGCTTGGCAGTGTTGATTTTAAGCAGTGCCGAACCACTGGACAATGGTGTTTTGTGACTCTTGAACTGTTTCGCACCCCACACCTTCCGCAGCATAGCTCTTACGTCATTGTGATCATTTTCAACACTTATTTCATCTTTCTTGGAGCCAGGTATATGTACTTCAGCACTGTCCATGTTTTCACCTGAACCTGTTGAAAATTTACCATTGTTGGAGGCAAGATTTGCTCCTTGGCTACTTATCGAGTCATTCCCGGTGCATATGGCTTCTATATCACTATCGTCACTGAACACTGACAAGTCTTTTCTACTTTCagatgatttattatatttctcTTCCATTGACTTAGACAAAGTTAACAAGAATTCATCATCCTCAGAATCAGACCAATCAAAGTCAATGACCTTTTTCTTGACCCCAGCCCCACTAAAAGATGCAGTGCCTCCCTGGCTCACTGGCTTGTTCTTTGGAGCATTACTTTTACCAGGAGTTTTACTGCCTGGCAGAAACTGTGAAGAGCTGTCTGAAGAACTGTGTCTAGAATCTTTCACTGACATCTGTGAACCACCTGAGGAATGAACGCTGAAAGATGTTGAACTATTGTCAAGGTTTTCAAAGTCGGACAGTTTTGAAATTGTACTGGTTGGTTTTCCAATTGAACTGTTTGAACCACCAAGTGATTTTCCTGTCCCTCCAAATATTCTAATGTCCATGTTTTTATCCTTCGATTTTTCTGGAAATGAATGtaaacatgaattttttttacagCAATCATTAAAAATAGACTTATAATTGACAAGCCCAATTCcgcataatattttttttataaaatcctGAATTTTAACAGTGCATGGCTGGTGGGCTTATGCTTATTTCGACCACTCATAGGGAACAACAACAGGTATGctgaacaatgaaaataaatgtgtgttcatATTTACTTTACCTGTAAACAATCTTCTTGGATTGCCAATACCCCTCATGAAAGACATTCTAAAACATTGAAGTGATCCTACAAATAAACAAGACTACTGCAGTGTAGTAGAAATAAGCTAACCTTTCTCAGatttttctttttccttttttccaCCATCTTTGTCTTTCTTTCCCTTCTTTTTCCCATACCCCTCTGGCTCCTTCACCTTTGTGTATGTCCCACCACATGTGGACTGATGCTGCCCCCACCATGTGTCATTTTTAGATGGCGCCCTGTTCATGGACCTCTTCACGTAGCCGAAGTACGGCTTCCTCTCTCGACATGGGCCGTCACAGCGCCACCAGTGTTGACGACACGCGTCAACCTCATCATGAAAGTTGTGGTACACCTGAAAACCGGAGATATTTCACTCTATTGGAACAGtctgtaaatgttattttttatgaatcatGCATTTTAagtgattcatttaattatataattgctttttaTGATTACAAGAAAAGTTGTATCTTGACACAAAGTCAAACCATTACAAATTTATACCATATTTGGAGATGAATCCCATATGCTCGTTACATAGTAAAACATAGCAAAAAATAACACCTATGTATTAAGCCAATGATTTTTAAACTtgagacaatgtaaaaacatttatcaaaagttggaaattatgacaaattgccttttatttcactgtattGTTGTGAACACTTTGCATCTAAGCAATAGAACCCACATGGGACAAGTTCTCCAAACACGGTCTGACTTCATAGTGGGACAATTCAGTGAAAGTAAAACTTCTCCTGTACCTCTTTACACAAAGACATTACACAgcaattgattaaaaaaataaacttaaacataaagttataaatattgtaaacaaaacctAGATACCCCAGTACTTGTCTGATTTTAAATGTGATCTCAAAATAAAAACTTACACAACCAGTATTACGATGGGTGCTAaatcttaaaaagaaaattcaGGTGAactgcatgttttaatattggaccaaaatatatatttttcattttcattttgatggAACAACCCGTCCTCTTACTGATATATTGGTGCCAGTCTCCTTGTTAATTCGGTACATGTGCTTGTGGAACTCAGGTCCGTGTCCATCATGGTCCTGGTCAAAGACAGTACTAATAAGAAAGATCATGTCTAgaactgtttaaaccaaatgaaaAATACTTGACTTAATTACTTCACAAGGCCTAgttgatttttctttttatgaatttttatttcacatcataCAATGTATGTATCATTCACATCAAGTTTACATTGATgtgattatttttagaatttaaattgacttaatacaATAGGATGCCTCGATGGAAAAAAAAGAACCTCATccaattctaaaataatttttaaagtgAAGAATTTAAGAAGTACACACAGCCATAGTTTCATGATATAATCATTTaaggtgttgttgtttttattccacaccacaaattataaaataattataaaaaatacatcatagCAATGCGTCACACTATTACCTTGTTGTTGTCTGTAACAAACAGGTAGGCATGGATCATTTCATGCtgaaatatgcaaacaaaatatacagtAAAAGGGTTTCAACagataaagcatttttttatattattagtATATCAATATGCTGTATACTCATGTGTGAacataaacattgatatttcTGTAAGGTTTGTACATATCAAAACAGTTATTGCAGCAAAATTAAACCATCATTGAACAATTTGAATTCATCTGAATTATACTTTATTATACAGATTTACAATTCAGCACCAATTCATAAACAAGGGGGCCAAAATGGCCCTATATCAATCACTTTAATGGGTGCTCTAgacatttctataattaaagagCAATTTCTCTAGGGTGACTTAGCACTTTGGCTAGTAACTCATCTGAGGTATTACCccataaacattctgaccaaatttggtgatgattggaaaaATGCTTGTAAAGTTAGTGAGAGGACATAACCAATTTTAgttaatttctataataaaagagcaataactctCAAATGACTATTTAAAGCGAAACTGCTGCTTATTAAACTTATTGAATATAGCGAAACTGCTGCTTATTAAACTTATTGAATAtagcgatatggctggttatcaaacttgtctaTGATGTTATTCCcataacattctgaccaaatttgatcAGAATTAGACtaatggttaaaatattattgatcagacaacatactggacATTGCCCGTCCGTACCCTGCAGGTGAAACTAAAATACTTTCCATTTGTAAAGAgcatacaaaaacatgaaataaatgtatttgttaaaaaagttacaaagggctataactcttacAGTATTTAAgttgataataatatatataactgtCACAGCAGAGCACATTGTAACTGTGAATATGTTCATGtagtttgaagttgatatcttaTAAGTATCTAAATAATAATTCTAAAGAAAATACATTGCTGCCTCTGGTggccatgttgttgttttcatgaaTCACAACGGGGTGAAGGAATTATATGGTTacctaaggaacatttctgtaaattcattttgaaacaaGGACAATGGTTTCtgaaaagaagatttttaataGTTTTCCATATAGATATAGTGAAAATAAGCTTGCCCCTTGCGGCCAAGTTTATATATACGAATCAAATATGTGGTGAAGGAATTTATTACAGAGTCAactaaggaacatttctgtgaaattatattgaaatcaaGTCAGAAGTTCCCGAGAAGATATTTGACATGGAAAACAGAGTTCTGCATGTAaccaatttcatttaaagaatcTGGAAGAGGAACACCCAAAGAAAATTTCTGAGAAGTTTTTATAGTGGTTTAGGAAGAGaagttgtttgaaaaaaatgttgacaatgGAAAATCACCATATAACAATAGCTcagatgagctaaaaataaaaactttcacAATGATGAATGAAGCAAGTAATGCACTTGTAGTTCTATAACTTGTGGAATGGAAAGACTTAAGTACATGTGTACTGATTCTATTAATACTGTACCAAGAGGGTTTCCACTAGGTCCTTCCTAGGCCTGAGTTTCAAAAGTGGCACACTAAGACGCACAGAGCACAGCCCACCTCGGCCTTCATAGCAGCACAGACCAGCACACCTGGCAGTACAGAGATTTCAAAGAAAGTTAACTGAAAATTGCATCTCAAAAAATTTagatcatcaaaataaaacCTATTGAGTGTAAAATTAGAGAAAATTTAGAGCAATGTGTCTGTATGACATCAAATCACCTAGGGAAGTTTCACtaaagatcttagtcgattttagtcgtaaattgaaattatcttaagtgttttatttttattattttgctacaaATTTGAGTGAATTGAACTTGAGCcagtatttaaaatgaaaacaaagttcaggaaataaaacaaatcagtgTATTTTGCCATTTGTGACCTATATTCAATTTAAGTTAAGcttaaaatcctttattgaaacagcTCCAAGTCACATGTCCATCGTTACATTGTAGGGGGCAAATTAATCGTATGAGTGTTTCGCTCCCTTTTTATTCctgttatttgattttatacttttattcGCACATTATAAAGCATGTAGAcaaattgttaacaaaattgCACAGGCCCAATAAAGCCCCAGCTTCACTTGTATGGGTGCTATACAATTTTCACACAGACTTTTGGgccttttattttacaatgtacTTGCGATTACTTCTCAAGCCCCGTATGAAGTCTTTGAAATCCACCTCATGAAGGACAATATGTACAGGGTCAGGTGGATGTGTGATTGTATCATAACCAGCCTGctgattttttttcgaatagCAACATACCCTCAAATatgaatttcaatataaacaaagttttaaacaagCCCAGCAGACATTTCAAAATACCGGTGTTAGGCTTTGGCAGTTGCCCCAGTGTATAGTTTGTAAGTAAACCTAAGCaggctaccagacaaatcggccccttaccaaatcgacCCCTAGTTATaacggttaccttttcggccccttaccaaatcggccccatcctgtagacgtttcggcccctgattacggagacgtttcggcccttatttttttttattgttctaaatataagaaaatacccatacaatttcaattattcacataaacagttataattatatggataaataggtattgacaaacaaaaatagatttaaaagaaaatatctttaaacttgaTCACAAATATACATCTGAATATAGACATTTATTcatggtattttttataaaaaaaaatcaagttaaaaaaatcaatattgaaacttcaaaaaatcttcaaataatctttaaataatatacataagCATGTTGCTAATATTAACAAGAGgtataatgatatttgtttaatatcaagTCCACTGTCTAAAACTGTATCAAGCACCAATCGACCGCCGTAGATGGCACCAACATTTCTCAAAAACTCCTTAGTTAACTCTTTCCTTGCTTTGAAGTAATCTTCTATGGAGATGTCtttttagatgaataataatcattgaaaaaaaatgaaatctgaTAGTTATAAGATGTTATTTTTCAGAGACAGACGGTCTAATggcgaattgtcacattccacaCAGGTATCAGGCATTGGAATTTGTGACACTTTACAAGTGTACAAGTGTATTCGTCTACACTCAGGTCaccaaaaaaagacaaaaagtacACAGCAACTAAACGTCAttattatgtatgcatttttatatttagaattAAAAGGGTACCTACTTCTTTTTGCTTTactagattatttttttaattgtaggcacagtttaaaactttaatatgTATTGAATGCACTACACATATTGACTGAATAAGggtatattttatgaaatattgagAGCAATTGTATACTTCAAataagtacataataaattgatGGTTGAAACGTAGGCATATGGAaaagcagtttatcatatttaatcatttgaatttGTGGCCATTTACTATCTTAGATGTATTGATACTTAAATAACctgaaaattgtgttttataatgtacCGATGCAACTATGACAACAGCACGTGCCAATGTGAGTGAAAAGCATTGAAACTTGACATCAACTAAGCTGTACATCAGATTTTATCATTAACtgtaagttattattatttatataaaatggtaaaataaaaccCACGAAAGTACCCCGCTAGTATTGATCTTTcaatacatgataaattaaGAGTAGCacagcaaaacatttaaaaaaaatggtacctgtctttagaaacgatttaatatatatacctGAATTGAGacgttgtttatattactcaaatcaACTATAAagaacattaacaaattaaagacacttattcattcacacgtctttgaatgtcttttttgtACTCCCACAACACCAACAGTTTGCCtgacaaaaaatacattgttcaaagacaaattttctttgaagtctttattgatcaattaatatttcacaGTCACAAAATTCttcctttcatttttttaaaattttatattgaaaataaggGTTTGAATTTAgacttgaattaaaaaaatttatcaaacacatcaatgtatttcatgaatatttgtctatttgtgCATTTATAGATCTCATTTACAACTTCATTTGAGataaaatttgacaaattatattttttctttatattaaaaaaaatattaaaattaaggGGCCAAAATGTTCTGTTGGAAATCAGTAAGGGGCCGAAACATCTCGAGTCAgtttaattaaggggacgaaatggcagggccgaaacaTCTTAGGGGCCGATTTTGGTAGACGGCcaatttggtaaggggccgatttatTGATCCCCACTAGCACAGCCCTTTAatcgactgagctaaccgggaggctggttcttacccattcAAAACTACAGGTGTACTTATTTTGACTACTAGAGatataattgttacaaacagTGTCATTCTTGGACTCCATTTCACTTCTATTCCTGAAAGCTGTCCCCAGAAAAAGCGTTCATTAAACTGTAGGAAGAGAGCTCTAATGTCAGGATTAGGGTCTGTCATTTCCCAGTATGGGTCAACAAGGGACGTGGGTTCCTGAGAATTTCCATTTTTATCCGATGGATTTGGGAAATCTTGGTGCTCTGCAAAAAAATCCGACTGAAGCTGCAATGCAAGAGCATAGTCGTCACCCATGATACAACCAGAATTTTACTAAAACATGCAACAATTCGTGTTATGAAATCAAACTTTTCCCGGAATAAATATAGAACTGGTTCCGGTTATTATACGGATACAATCGGACATTTACGGGCAGGTATGCAGACTggttcttttttcattttttgtgacatttattcTATCATAAAGAAGTATAATCCAGTCATTAATTCTATGCAGCGGAAGTTGTCTTCGCATACCgaagaaaaacaagaaacaaattCGATGGCTATTAATCCCGGTTGTAACCCATATCTTAAAAGCTCggtatatttttcatataacaaGTAGCCGTTTTGCACCAGAAAAGACCAATCAGCCCGCCTTGATATAGTAAAGGTAATTTACCAAAACATACATGACTTGGAATGTTTACTTCATGCTGGACATTGGCAACCATGTCTTTATACTGCTTTAAgcctttatattattttgatacagAGGTTACGCCGAATCGGAAGTCAATACTAAGTGTAACATGACCAACAGAGCTCTGGTtatttagtctaaaataatagacgtgttattaTGACAACTGGTTCTTACCCTCGCATACTAGACTCATCACTCTGGGAACTGTAGTGTGAGTGTGCATTTAGggaaaaaaaaattacatttggatattcattttgtcctaaacgccacaagtcgactgattcataccaatgtaaaatattgtaactccacaatatttaacactgcattgttaaataaaacaacagttacacataaaatattttgagctCCTCTTACACTTAGTTTTCATGAAAACTTAATTTAGAAcgatctgtcaacaaagcatcgccatttttGAACTACCTAGCAAGTGCCcattatctttccgctcaatatacttagcgctgggatctgtcaatCTTTGCTAGGaaaacaagtgggatatggacacGCAGAGTCGCCTAAACAAGAAtggtcaaagactctgaagtggctgtttatatggacttgAGTGGGCTAGAACTAGTGGCTCGGTCAGCTAAGTTGGTTAGAGCTGCGTGCTAGTGTTCAggcggtcatgggtttgagccccacacAGGGCACACTTTTCCTTCAAAGTTTACTTTACTGGTTGCAGCGGTAAACGGCAGTAGTGCCTCCAAAGGCCTAAAAGGTTTGGGGGAGGAGTATTGGCTAGAACCAGCTGCCCAattacagtacactccacgcggaactaccactttcttTGGTCCCTCCGAGGGTTTTTGAATTTATCGCGGACATCCGCCGAGTACGTAACCGCTTTCCTCGCTAAAATCCCCTGATTTTCGCTGAGTTGCTCGTTTTTCGCCAAGGGTTTTATTGCAAGTATCCCTGgtgattgtgttgttttattggcCTTAAAGTGGAACTCCAAGTTGTATGCTTTGCTACTACCTTGCTATTATTGAAAGTAAATAATTACATTTGcagttatttcatttatataaatcaatcattttCACATTTGTCAGCTTTTCCTCGTAAAGAAAGAAAGGAGacatatgcaataaaacaatacatctaTATCTCGTTCAGTAATTAATTCACCTTTCAACTAATATTCGTTAATTGCCTGTTGATATCcacatatttaagatataacaccacttgtttgtttgtttaccattattACGTCATACTCTTTTTGTGTTGTTGAGAACCAAGAGTAATGCAGGTGTTGAGTACCATGTAAGTGTGAATTTTTTCCTGTTGCTATTTCTTTTGTGATACATATCAGATGCTTTTCCGCATTCcagataatattttaattgcattgttAATTATGTTGTTATAAAAGTATGAAGGTAACTCATGTTCTGTGGTTTTAAAATCGCCGATTTAATCTACATCTGTATGAAGATATTGTCGTAATCTATTTCCTTTTCTTAATTAATACAATTCAGCTTTCAGTTGAACTATTTTATGGAAGTTACGGTGTTAGTATGAATATtgtgttacaaaaaatattgaaaccattacttctaagtaaataattaaaaattatgaGTATGAAACGCAATCTAGTCTTTTTGCCAATGTGGAAGTCACAGGGAAGTCATGGGATATGCAACTTTCTTAGTGACGTATTATTCGCTAAATTTAGACTACTTTTGGTTATCTGGCAATGTTTGTTATtgcgaaaaatgcatttttgttatcaaactggaggtttaaatgtaaaaaagttaaTAGAAATTGAATATATGTAGCAAACAGAATGTTGACATTACTGTAAGTAACTGGGGCTAAAGTCAAATAAGTAAGATATTATTAGAATAGGTCAAAAGTGGACATCaacatatattgcatttttgcgCCGTCAAAGGATTACCGTCGTATTATGTGCAAGtaagtctgaaaaatattgaaacaacacaatTAACGAAcagtattcaaataaataacacaaaatcaGAAACATGTACAGTAGGAGATTCTTATCGGTTTCCTCGGAGTTTCGCTCTGAGTAACGCGGTGATTCTAATTATATATGCCCACTGATCAGCCTCGGAGGGTGAGCGAGTGAAAACGCTGAGGAAAGCGGATTTCGATAAATTGGATTTCGTGTCCCCGATGACGAAAATCGCCGAGGAAAACAGAAATTGGTaattccgcgtggagtgtacaatagctcagttggttagagcttcatgctagtgttccggcggtcgtgttttcgagccccacaccaggCACACTTTTCCACCAAATTCGTAAATcactttttaaacttattattttttttatgatattaacaTCTGATGACAACTATggtttcatgatttttttctacattCTGCATGAAGTTAGAAAGTCTAATGTGGCTTAAAGAATTGCAAGACGGTCcttaaaaagattttttctgAGTAAGCTGTTTAATTAGGAAGTGACTGATTTTGCAGACTGCTGCAGCATTCCAAATCATGTTTAGAGGGAACTATGCATATTAAACTTTCAAAGGCCCTTTGTGTTGTGAAGAAATGGCTGTATTCTTAAAATCTAGAATTCAGTGACATTGTTATTAGCGAGGCAAAAATCTTCATTTCTGAAAAACATGCATGCCATTTATTTGGTGGTCTCTGTAATCAACACTCACTGTACCCACTAgtgttacatattttatttctcttGCACTGATCAACAAGTAACAGGAGCTTTGATGACTTTTTTATAGtattaaataaacatcattATATCAGTGGAAAAAAATGCAAGCCCTACACTTGTAAATTGTTTTCCAAACGCTCAAATTAtggattttatatatattgcaggGTGTGTTAACCAAATGTTGATGTCAATAACTAGTATAGGAGTTTAGGCTTTTCCATGCAAAGGTTTGCAgtataatattaaacatataaaatgtgAGTAAAATTGTTGAAGATGTTTGAACCAAGGAATTCTGGCTAGGCACATGCCAGTAAACTGAGTTTGGTTGATTGCCACCAAAATGAATAGTCacgtttatttcatttgaatactttATTTGCCCACAGCACAAGGCCGTGTTTGTAGCATATATGTGCAAATGAACATGTTAAGATAAGTGgtgtttgaaatgatattttcgaaataaacatattatagtTATGTCTAAACTTATTAATAATCAGTATCGTCCCAACAGCTTGCCTGCATGTATCAAAACAAGTCCATAAAAATACATAACCGAAACATAGCTGAAATAACAG
Coding sequences within:
- the LOC128207821 gene encoding DNA-dependent metalloprotease SPRTN-like isoform X1, with the translated sequence MGDDYALALQLQSDFFAEHQDFPNPSDKNGNSQEPTSLVDPYWEMTDPNPDIRALFLQFNERFFWGQLSGIEVKWSPRMTLFVTIISLVVKISTPVVLNGCAGLCCYEGRGGLCSVRLSVPLLKLRPRKDLVETLLHEMIHAYLFVTDNNKDHDGHGPEFHKHMYRINKETGTNISVYHNFHDEVDACRQHWWRCDGPCRERKPYFGYVKRSMNRAPSKNDTWWGQHQSTCGGTYTKVKEPEGYGKKKGKKDKDGGKKEKEKSEKEKSKDKNMDIRIFGGTGKSLGGSNSSIGKPTSTISKLSDFENLDNSSTSFSVHSSGGSQMSVKDSRHSSSDSSSQFLPGSKTPGKSNAPKNKPVSQGGTASFSGAGVKKKVIDFDWSDSEDDEFLLTLSKSMEEKYNKSSESRKDLSVFSDDSDIEAICTGNDSISSQGANLASNNGKFSTGSGENMDSAEVHIPGSKKDEISVENDHNDVRAMLRKVWGAKQFKSHKTPLSSGSALLKINTAKPVKRLSDHEGDSVMIKKPKLNESHGVFGGERTSTSRSSGVCNSKNNNIQNSSQAKAVVTSPISKMFNLVRETKSDSNNGRNQSVERCNQSDLTPSAASSGASNVANTDNVEMSSCPVCCKMVKTTSINEHLDLCLTEQAMSN
- the LOC128207821 gene encoding DNA-dependent metalloprotease SPRTN-like isoform X2 — its product is MGDDYALALQLQSDFFAEHQDFPNPSDKNGNSQEPTSLVDPYWEMTDPNPDIRALFLQFNERFFWGQLSGIEVKWSPRMTLCAGLCCYEGRGGLCSVRLSVPLLKLRPRKDLVETLLHEMIHAYLFVTDNNKDHDGHGPEFHKHMYRINKETGTNISVYHNFHDEVDACRQHWWRCDGPCRERKPYFGYVKRSMNRAPSKNDTWWGQHQSTCGGTYTKVKEPEGYGKKKGKKDKDGGKKEKEKSEKEKSKDKNMDIRIFGGTGKSLGGSNSSIGKPTSTISKLSDFENLDNSSTSFSVHSSGGSQMSVKDSRHSSSDSSSQFLPGSKTPGKSNAPKNKPVSQGGTASFSGAGVKKKVIDFDWSDSEDDEFLLTLSKSMEEKYNKSSESRKDLSVFSDDSDIEAICTGNDSISSQGANLASNNGKFSTGSGENMDSAEVHIPGSKKDEISVENDHNDVRAMLRKVWGAKQFKSHKTPLSSGSALLKINTAKPVKRLSDHEGDSVMIKKPKLNESHGVFGGERTSTSRSSGVCNSKNNNIQNSSQAKAVVTSPISKMFNLVRETKSDSNNGRNQSVERCNQSDLTPSAASSGASNVANTDNVEMSSCPVCCKMVKTTSINEHLDLCLTEQAMSN